One Spirochaetota bacterium genomic window carries:
- a CDS encoding saccharopine dehydrogenase family protein translates to MDTVLIIGAGGVSNVTTQKCASLPDVFGRIVLASRTKKKCDAIAARVKKRYGRTITTAAVDADTPTAVAALIRKYKPSLVINIALPYQDLSIMEACLKTGVDYLDTANYEPKDKAKFEYKWQWAYRSKFKQKKIMALLGSGFDPGVSNVYCAYAQKHYFDEIHSVDIVDCNAGSHGKAFATNFNPEINIREVTAKGRYFEGGEWKLTDPLSVSRDFDFPEVGVKKMFLMYHEELESLAKNIKGLKRIRFWMTFGEQYLTHLRVLENVGMTRIDPVMYQGREIVPLQFLKAVLPDPGSLAENYTGKTCIGCVIEGVKNGQALRKFIYNVCDHAECYREVEAQAISYTTGVPAMIGAKLMLQGVWKKAGVLNMEELDPDPMMDDLNKYGLRWKTVDWAAAIE, encoded by the coding sequence ATGGATACGGTGCTTATCATCGGTGCCGGCGGCGTAAGCAATGTTACGACGCAGAAATGCGCATCGCTTCCCGACGTGTTCGGGCGTATCGTTCTCGCATCACGTACGAAGAAGAAATGCGATGCGATCGCCGCTCGCGTGAAAAAACGCTACGGTCGTACCATCACGACGGCAGCGGTCGATGCCGACACGCCCACCGCAGTGGCGGCGCTCATCAGGAAGTACAAACCGTCCCTCGTCATCAATATCGCGCTCCCGTATCAGGACCTGTCCATCATGGAAGCCTGCCTCAAAACAGGTGTCGATTATCTCGATACGGCGAATTATGAGCCGAAAGACAAGGCGAAATTCGAGTATAAATGGCAATGGGCGTATCGCTCGAAATTCAAGCAGAAAAAGATAATGGCGCTGCTCGGCAGCGGCTTTGACCCGGGCGTATCCAATGTCTACTGCGCGTATGCGCAGAAGCATTATTTTGATGAGATACATTCGGTGGACATCGTGGACTGTAATGCCGGGAGCCACGGCAAGGCGTTCGCCACCAATTTCAATCCCGAGATCAATATCCGCGAGGTCACGGCAAAAGGCCGCTATTTCGAGGGCGGTGAATGGAAGCTCACCGATCCGCTCTCTGTCAGCCGGGATTTCGATTTCCCCGAAGTAGGCGTTAAGAAGATGTTCCTCATGTACCACGAGGAATTGGAATCGCTCGCGAAGAACATCAAGGGGCTTAAGCGTATTCGCTTCTGGATGACGTTCGGCGAGCAGTATCTCACGCACCTGCGCGTGCTGGAGAACGTCGGTATGACGCGCATCGATCCGGTCATGTATCAGGGCAGGGAGATCGTGCCGCTGCAATTCCTCAAGGCGGTGCTCCCGGACCCGGGTTCGCTCGCTGAGAACTATACGGGCAAGACCTGCATCGGCTGCGTCATCGAAGGCGTCAAGAACGGACAGGCGCTGCGCAAATTCATCTATAATGTCTGCGATCACGCGGAATGCTACCGTGAAGTGGAGGCGCAGGCGATATCATATACCACCGGCGTTCCGGCGATGATAGGCGCTAAGCTCATGCTTCAGGGCGTATGGAAAAAAGCGGGCGTGCTCAACATGGAAGAGCTCGATCCCGATCCTATGATGGACGACCTCAATAAATATGGTCTGCGGTGGAAGACGGTGGATTGGGCAGCGGCGATAGAATAG
- a CDS encoding vitamin B12-dependent ribonucleotide reductase: MALSSNAEHVLAKRYLKKDDDGKPLETPTDMLMRVAKNIAEADKLYGKADVNATADVFYDLMASRAFMPNSPTLMNAGRDLQQLAACFVLPVEDSMEQIFESIKHAALIHKSGGGTGYSFSRLRPRNDNVRSTSGVSSGPLSFMKVFNAATEVIKQGGTRRGANMGILRVDHPDILEFISSKSDTKELTNFNLSVAVTDAFMKAVREGTSYTVINPRTKQAAREENATDVFNLMTQLAWQNGEPGVVFIDRINAYNPTPEVGAIESTNPCGEQPLLPYEACNLGSVNLALFVKDGAVDYDGLKKTVHTSVHFLDNVIDMSKYPLPEIDALVKANRKIGLGVMGFADMLYLLAIPYDSAEAEKIAREVMEFIQKESKVKSDELAKTRGVFPNHGKSIYKGKRQIRNATTTTIAPTGTISIIAAASSGIEPVFGLAFIRNVLDGTEMLEVNPVFEMIAKREGFYTDDLMKKVAKAGSVQSLSEVPEKWRMIFRTSHDITPEWHIRLQAAFQAFTDNAVSKTINFPKNATVDDVKEAYLLSYSLGCKGVTVYRDGSRENQVLNIGEVNKGKGEDVKVDHEIVVAGHIKPRERPKRTFGSTQKIPTACGNLYVTINEDEHGLCELFATIGKSGGCASSQAEGVSRMISLALRSGIDVNSVVKQLRGIRCTSPIWEDGEMILSCPDAIGRALDIYLRGREERGVEIKDIKVHMSERGDAEAMPVSVKAAVGGCPECGGVLERSEGCMKCRTCGYSKCD; this comes from the coding sequence ATAGCGCTGTCATCGAACGCGGAGCACGTGCTCGCAAAACGATATCTCAAAAAAGATGATGACGGCAAACCCCTGGAGACGCCGACCGATATGCTTATGCGCGTGGCGAAGAACATCGCTGAAGCGGACAAGCTCTATGGCAAAGCCGACGTGAACGCGACCGCGGATGTATTCTATGATCTCATGGCGAGCCGTGCATTCATGCCCAATTCCCCGACGCTCATGAACGCCGGGCGCGATCTGCAGCAGCTTGCGGCGTGCTTTGTGCTTCCCGTAGAAGATTCCATGGAGCAGATATTCGAAAGCATTAAGCATGCAGCGCTCATACATAAATCCGGCGGGGGAACGGGGTATTCCTTCTCGCGGCTTCGCCCCCGCAATGATAATGTCCGTTCGACGTCGGGCGTATCGAGCGGTCCGCTTTCCTTCATGAAAGTGTTCAATGCCGCCACCGAGGTCATCAAACAGGGCGGTACACGCCGGGGTGCGAATATGGGCATCCTCCGTGTGGACCATCCGGACATCTTGGAATTCATATCGTCGAAATCGGATACGAAAGAACTTACGAATTTCAATCTCTCCGTTGCCGTCACCGATGCGTTCATGAAAGCGGTGCGCGAAGGAACTTCCTATACGGTGATCAATCCACGGACAAAGCAGGCCGCGCGCGAGGAGAACGCTACCGATGTGTTCAATCTCATGACGCAGCTCGCCTGGCAGAACGGGGAGCCTGGCGTTGTATTCATCGATCGCATCAATGCGTATAACCCCACGCCGGAAGTGGGTGCCATAGAAAGCACGAACCCCTGCGGCGAGCAGCCTTTGCTTCCCTACGAGGCATGCAATCTCGGATCGGTGAACCTTGCGCTTTTCGTGAAGGATGGCGCGGTAGACTACGACGGTCTGAAAAAGACCGTTCACACATCGGTACACTTCCTCGACAATGTCATCGATATGAGCAAGTATCCGCTCCCCGAGATCGATGCGCTCGTGAAGGCGAACAGGAAGATAGGCCTTGGCGTCATGGGATTTGCCGACATGCTCTATCTCCTTGCAATACCGTATGACAGTGCCGAAGCGGAGAAGATAGCCCGCGAAGTGATGGAATTCATCCAGAAGGAAAGTAAGGTAAAAAGCGATGAGCTCGCGAAGACGCGCGGCGTATTCCCGAACCACGGGAAGAGCATATACAAGGGCAAGCGGCAGATACGCAATGCGACGACAACGACCATTGCACCGACGGGGACGATAAGCATCATCGCGGCGGCATCGAGCGGCATCGAGCCGGTGTTCGGGCTCGCCTTCATACGCAATGTGCTTGATGGTACTGAAATGCTCGAGGTCAATCCCGTATTCGAGATGATAGCCAAGCGCGAGGGCTTTTACACCGACGACCTGATGAAGAAAGTCGCCAAGGCGGGCAGCGTACAGTCGCTCTCCGAAGTGCCGGAGAAATGGCGCATGATATTCCGCACCTCGCATGATATCACCCCCGAATGGCACATACGGTTACAGGCGGCGTTCCAGGCATTCACTGACAATGCCGTATCAAAGACGATAAATTTCCCGAAGAACGCCACCGTCGATGATGTGAAAGAAGCGTATCTCCTTTCCTATTCACTCGGATGTAAAGGTGTCACCGTGTATCGTGACGGCTCGCGCGAGAATCAAGTCCTTAATATCGGCGAGGTGAACAAAGGCAAGGGTGAGGATGTGAAGGTCGACCATGAGATAGTCGTGGCCGGGCACATCAAGCCGCGTGAGCGCCCGAAGCGCACGTTCGGCTCAACGCAGAAGATACCCACCGCGTGCGGCAATCTCTATGTTACGATAAATGAGGACGAGCACGGGCTCTGCGAGCTTTTCGCGACGATAGGAAAATCCGGCGGCTGCGCATCAAGCCAGGCGGAAGGCGTGAGCCGCATGATATCGCTTGCGCTCCGGAGCGGCATCGATGTGAATTCCGTGGTAAAACAGCTTCGCGGTATACGCTGTACGTCGCCCATCTGGGAGGACGGCGAGATGATATTGTCATGTCCGGATGCCATCGGGCGTGCACTTGATATCTATCTGCGCGGGCGCGAGGAGCGCGGCGTCGAGATAAAGGATATCAAGGTGCATATGAGCGAGCGGGGTGACGCGGAGGCGATGCCGGTATCGGTAAAAGCGGCTGTCGGCGGATGCCCCGAGTGCGGCGGTGTGCTCGAACGCTCCGAGGGATGCATGAAGTGCCGTACCTGCGGTTATTCGAAATGCGATTGA